The Hypanus sabinus isolate sHypSab1 chromosome 7, sHypSab1.hap1, whole genome shotgun sequence region gtaaattgaattagacattggctttgtgggagaagccagagtgtggtcgTAGAgatttgtctctctgactggaggcctgtgactggtggtgtgctgcagggatcggtgctgggtcctttgttgtttgtcatctatatcaacgatctggatggtaatgtggttaactagatcagcaaatttgcggatgacaccaaaattggggatgtagtggagagtgaggaaagCTACCATGTCTTGTAGAGGGATCAGTATCGGCAGGACAAAATAGGCAGAAAAATAGCAGGTGGAATTtcgtgcagacaagtgtgaggtcttgtacttcagtaggaccaatcagggtaggtcttacacagtgaatggtagagcactaaggagtgcggtagaacaaaagGGTCTGGAAACACGGgtccataattcgttgaaagtggtgtcacagataggtTCGGAAAGAAATTTTTGgcaaattggccttcataaatctttGTATTGAGTATAgaaaatgggatgttatgttgaggttttataagtcCATAGTgcgggtattcccttctgccgccggcatgggatggcgagtctgtcgggaccctggggacttgtggaaactgtgtggtgagttcttttgaacttacagtcctttaacatctttggactatttttactgtgctcatggtttttttttatcaattatgctattgtttgcactgttgtaactatatgttgtaactatatggttttgtgcaggtctttgtagctttagtttttggtcttgttctgtctagtgggattggagctcctttccagggcaCACGCTAAGACAGTAGCATGAttttaatacgcagcagcctctccggaatctggattggggattgccaaacgttatgtggattttctggtgtagtctgttttgtcatatgcttttgtgatatcattctggaggaacgttgtctcattttttaactgcattgcatttgtggtttctaaatgacaataaactgaatctgaatctgagatgttggtgaggcctaatttggagtattgtgagcagttttggtcacctacctgcaggaaagatgtgaacaagtttgaaagaatgcagagaaaatttacaaggatgttgccaggtctggaagacctgaattagaaggaaaaattgaataggttaacattgtattctttagaacacagaagactgagaggacatttgacagagatatacaaaattatgaaggctaTAGACAGGATAAATATAAGCTGGCCTGTTCCACTgcggttgggtggaactacaaccagaggtcataggttaagggtgaaaggtgagaagtttaaggggaacacgagggaaacttcttcactcagagggttatgagagtgtggaatgagctgcaagtggTGCAAGCGAGTTTGATTTAAACATTTaaggaaagtttggataggtacatggatagtagggatacgGAGGGCTATGGTGCTTGTGCATgtcattgggagtaggcagtttaaatggtattggcatgaactagatggggtgaagattcaagattcaagattcaaaaaccctattgtcattctaaccgtacatcagctctgcatggcagaatgagacagcgtttcccaggagcagtgcaatcataacataacaaatgcaacactaataataaacataacaataaaaagtaaaacacaacagctacATATCAgttaaaacaagttataagtgtccagtgcaaactaaaagtgtccaaagcagagtcaggtagagcagctatttagcagtctgactgcctgtgggaggaagctgtttattagccttgtggttttagttttgatgctcccgtaacatttacctgatggcagaagaacaaacagttcatggagaggttgtgaggagtctttaatgatgtaccgtgtcttctggaggcatcaactctgaaagaggtcttggacagaaggtagggagaccccaataaccttctctgctcccctaaccaccctctgcaaggcttttttgttggcagcactgcagctggagtaccaggttgtgatgcaaaaggtcagcacactctcaaccactcctctgtagaatgtagttaggatgttagtggggagtgatgcttgtttaagcttcctcaaaaagtgcaatctctgctgggcccgtttcacaatcccagtggtgttcctgggccaggtgagattgtccaagatctgcaccccaaggaacctgatgttttccactctgaCCACTGTGGAGccactgatgctgaggggtgtgtgctcaggctgagaccgtctgaagtcaatgatcatctccttggttttggtgacattaggcatcaagttgttgtcactgcaccagctctctaggtgtttgacctcctccctgtacattgtttcatcatttttgctattgagccccaccactgtggtatcatcagcaaatttaatgatcaggttccccttgaatctggctgcacagtcatgtgttagcagtgtaaacagcaatgggctgagcacacagccttgtgggatccagtgctcagtgtgatggagtcagagatgttcctgccaacacggactgactgtgatctctctgtcaagaaatccagaatccagcgacacatggcagtgttaaggccaagcagcgacagtttctccactagtctctgtgggatgatggtattgaacgctgaactgaaatcaatgtacaggattctggcataagtgtctttgttgtccaagtgtgagagaactgtgtgcagtgtggtggatattgcgtcctccgtagagTGATTTGGAcaataagcaaactgtagaggatccagcaatgaggggaggctggctgtgatatgaggcttgacaagccattcaaaacatttcattacTATGGGGGTTAGGGTGACGGGAtggtaatcattcagacaggctacaactgatttctttgctacagggatgattgtggaggttttgaagcatctggggacaatggcttgactaagggagatgttgaaaatgtctgtcaggacatctgctaatacatcagcaTGTTCCTTGAGCACACAtccagggatgttgtcgggacctcCCGCTTTTCGTGGGTTAACCCTGGCAAGGGTCCTCCGTGTTTGCTCTAAACCAATGATTGGAGCAGGCTGAtcagatggtaagaagggactggctctcccccttgctgtagtgtttgatgcttcgAAACGTGCAAAGAATTTGTTAAGCCTGTTAGGAAGAGAGGCATTGCTGTCAATAGTTTTTTGCCAGAtcttgtagtctgtcagagctttaattccctgccacatccgtctggtgccacctgtgtcacagaagtgTCCATGTATTTTGCCCGCGTAGGCCTTTTTCACTTTTCTGATCCCTAGTGAAAGTGCAGACCTGGCTGAGCGAAGCACATACCTGTCCCCTGATCTGTAGGCTGTGTCACGGGCCTTCAGTAGTGAACGCACCTCTgttgtcatccatggctttttataATCACGTGCGGTGAAGATtttcatcacagtgacatcctcTGTGCATTTGGCTATgttccaatccaggaaacatcctggtgaaactcctctacaCCTTTTCAGCCACTGATGTCCTCTTCCACGACTAGAATACCTTGCACCAATAAGCATCCTTTAAGTGAGATCTTGAATGCTTTGCACATTGCTTGCAGATAACAATGCCACTATGTTTGTCATCTCAGTTAGAATTAAAGATCTTTTATCCACAAGCCTCAGGCACCAAGGACCATAGGATTTTAGCCAACAGCAGCTTAGATTTTGGGACAGGATATGCCACTCTGGAAACCCAGGAAGAGGATGGTTTTGAAGATATCACaatctctctcttctccctctttggTTGTCCATCGAAATCAGATGACGGCATCCATTCCTTTaacagtgagatctttgatgactatacagtcctatcctggacccacaagctctattgcaggtgggacatgtatatgtggtagtggtggtagtgacaCACACAATAGTTGTATCAGAAAATGTTTTGTTTAGTTAGGTCATGCAATATTCTGTGTCTTTTTCTTACATTCTAATGTGCTGGATGGCAGGTTTTCCTGTTAAAATGTTGGAGATAAATGGGAAGAATAGAACTGATGAGAAGATATTTGCAAGAGCATTGGAGAAGATGGAAGGGTACTCAACACCTGTGTTTGCGACCTGGTTTTTACCATTGCCTGATGCAGTTGGCAGATTCGTGACCTTACAGCAATAGCGACTTCATCATGTCTGCATGAAATCTGTGCATTTTCCTCTGTGACCATGTATGCTTCCTCAAGGTGCTGCAGTTCCCTGCCAAAGATAAGTGTAAGGTAGGTTGGTTAGTCTTAGTAAGTTGCCCCGAACATCCACACAATAGAATTAACGGTAAAAGGGGGAGGATGCGTTACATGGCAAACTAGTGGGGGAATGTGTTTGCTCTGCAAGCAGGCATAGGCTGAATGTCCTCCTTCTGTGTCCAACAGAAAGTAAGGACAAGCTTGCATTATTAAAAGACATCCCTGACATCCTGAGCAACAATGTGACAACCTGGAAGAGCTGAATATTTGCCTTTAAACTGGAAGGCCAGGGTACAAGATGTTAAAAGTGTTGTGTATATATTATTTCAGTATTATTTctgtaatcttgtaaatatattgcctgattaagcattttttttgcttcaatatgtataaatacatgaattacaTACTTCATCACATTGCCATTGACACGTGTGctccttgcttaaagtaaacacgaagatagactcacatttcagactcccgtgtcttcctttgaattagtttaaagttacaaaacataacagaaaaTTACCTATGAAAATCCCTGTTTGGACCGCGGCTGGAATGCAGTGCTACCACACCTTAGGAAAGATGTGTTTCATCCCGGAGAGAATGTTTTGTGGAGGAGGTGACAGTGCTGACAGAAAGGAACTATCCCAGATGATTGGGATATCTAAGATTAAAAGTTTGTATAATCCTTCTCAGGAATAAAAATATTAACAATGTTGCATACAAAAAGTGGTTGGAAGTTGAAATTCTTCTGCAAGTACTGTCATGATGTATCAATTGTGAATTCTGAAACAGATTACTAGATTTATTAACATAAACTTTTATGAGGGATGGAATAAATAGAGTTGGAACAAGGTTGCTGCATGATATTATCAAACTGTGTATGCTTAGTGTGGTAAATGATCTAATTGGGATATAATGATTTCTAACCCTTCCTCATCGTCCTACTCTGAGTACAACGGTAAAGACATGTTACTAACATTATGTGAAACTCTGGTGATGGCACATCTGGAATATTACCTAAGGAAGGACTTACTTGTGATAGAAGGAGTGTAGAGAAGATCCATAAATGTTTTATAAGatattagagcagaattaggtcatttggtccattgagttttctccaccatttcatcttggctgatctattttccctcacagccccaatctcctgccttctccctgtatcccttcataccctgactaaccaagaatctatcaacctctgccttaaatatacccaatgtcatggcctccacagctgcctgtggcaatgaattccatagattcaccactctctggctgaagaaattcctcctcatctctgttctaaaaggacgcgcctctattctgaggttgtgttctctggtcctagactctcccatcatagggaacatcctctcgaCCTCCACTCTatagaggcctttcaacattgtaggttacaatgaggccacccctcattcttctg contains the following coding sequences:
- the LOC132397158 gene encoding uncharacterized protein LOC132397158, whose translation is MLIGARYSSRGRGHQWLKRCRGVSPGCFLDWNIAKCTEDVTVMKIFTARDYKKPWMTTEVRSLLKARDTAYRSGDRYVLRSARSALSLGIRKVKKAYAGKIHGHFCDTGGTRRMWQGIKALTDYKIWQKTIDSNASLPNRLNKFFARFEASNTTARGRASPFLPSDQPAPIIGLEQTRRTLARVNPRKAGGPDNIPGCVLKEHADVLADVLTDIFNISLSQAIVPRCFKTSTIIPVAKKSVVACLNDYHPVTLTPIVMKCFEWLVKPHITASLPSLLDPLQFAYCPNHSTEDAISTTLHTVLSHLDNKDTYARILYIDFSSAFNTIIPQRLVEKLSLLGLNTAMCRWILDFLTERSQSVRVGRNISDSITLSTGSHKAVCSAHCCLHC